The following coding sequences lie in one Nitratireductor mangrovi genomic window:
- a CDS encoding RNA polymerase sigma factor, which produces MTATDTHRAIEAVWRIEQAKLVASLARQVRDVGLAEEFAQEALVAALKRWPETGVPEKPGAWLMATAKRRAIDHFRRNKLIDRKHAELGHEIETEEDPVAGLEAALDDHVGDDLLSLIFTACHPILSAEARAALTLKLLGGLTTGEIARAFLVPEPTVAQRIVRAKKTLAEANIPFEVPRGEEMAERLGSVLAVIYLIFNEGYSATAGDHWTRPQLCDEALRLGRIMAELAPAEPEVHGLVALMEIQASRIGARIDRNGEPILLPDQDRSRWNRLLINRGLAALERAERLGGGRGFYVLQAAIAACHARAASADDTDWTRIAGLYAVLGAEAPSPVIELNRAVAVSMAEGPAAGLEIVDRLVGDKALKTYHFLPSVRGDFLARLGRFDEARGEFEQAAALTQNAREKTLLTERAQSCARGEMPDR; this is translated from the coding sequence GTGACGGCTACGGACACACATCGCGCCATCGAGGCGGTCTGGCGGATCGAGCAGGCGAAGCTGGTAGCCAGCCTTGCACGGCAAGTGCGCGACGTCGGCCTGGCCGAGGAGTTCGCGCAGGAGGCGCTGGTCGCGGCGCTGAAGCGCTGGCCGGAGACCGGCGTACCGGAGAAGCCCGGCGCCTGGCTGATGGCGACGGCGAAACGGCGGGCGATCGATCATTTCCGCCGCAACAAGCTGATCGATCGCAAGCATGCCGAACTCGGCCACGAGATCGAGACCGAGGAGGACCCGGTCGCGGGGCTGGAAGCCGCGCTCGACGACCATGTCGGCGACGACCTCTTGAGCCTGATCTTCACCGCCTGCCATCCGATCCTGTCGGCCGAGGCACGCGCCGCGCTGACGCTGAAGCTGCTCGGCGGGCTGACGACAGGGGAGATCGCGCGCGCTTTCCTGGTTCCCGAGCCGACCGTGGCACAGCGCATCGTGCGCGCCAAGAAGACCCTCGCCGAAGCCAACATCCCCTTCGAAGTGCCGCGCGGCGAGGAAATGGCCGAGCGGCTCGGCTCGGTGCTGGCGGTCATCTATCTGATCTTCAACGAGGGCTATTCGGCGACCGCCGGCGACCACTGGACGCGGCCGCAGCTCTGCGACGAGGCCTTGCGGCTCGGCCGCATCATGGCCGAGCTGGCGCCGGCCGAGCCGGAGGTGCACGGGCTGGTGGCGCTGATGGAAATCCAGGCCTCGCGCATCGGCGCCCGCATCGACCGCAACGGCGAGCCGATCCTGCTTCCGGACCAGGACCGCAGCCGCTGGAACCGGCTGCTGATCAACCGCGGGCTGGCGGCGCTCGAACGCGCGGAACGCCTTGGCGGCGGCCGCGGCTTCTACGTTTTGCAAGCGGCGATCGCGGCCTGTCATGCACGCGCGGCGAGCGCGGACGACACGGACTGGACCCGCATTGCCGGGCTCTATGCCGTGCTCGGCGCGGAGGCGCCGTCGCCGGTGATCGAGCTCAACCGCGCGGTTGCGGTCTCGATGGCCGAAGGACCGGCCGCCGGGCTCGAAATCGTCGACCGGCTCGTCGGCGACAAGGCGCTCAAGACCTACCACTTCCTGCCCAGCGTGCGTGGCGATTTTCTCGCCCGCCTGGGGCGCTTCGACGAGGCACGAGGCGAATTCGAGCAGGCCGCCGCACTGACCCAGAACGCACGCGAGAAGACCCTGCTCACCGAGCGGGCGCAATCCTGCGCGCGCGGCGAGATGCCTGACAGGTGA
- a CDS encoding YciI family protein: MRVMVMVKATPESEAGVMPSKEILAEMGRFNEELVKSGVMLAGEGLHPTSKAVRINFSGKERMIVDGPFTETKELIAGFWILQVKSMEEAVEWMKRSPFQESAVELRPIFEIDDFGDAATPEIREQNDRLRQQTEGRG, encoded by the coding sequence ATGCGTGTGATGGTGATGGTCAAGGCGACGCCCGAATCCGAAGCCGGCGTCATGCCGAGCAAGGAAATCCTGGCCGAGATGGGCCGTTTCAACGAAGAACTGGTGAAGTCCGGCGTGATGCTGGCCGGCGAAGGCCTGCATCCGACGTCGAAGGCGGTGCGCATCAACTTCTCCGGCAAGGAGCGCATGATCGTCGACGGCCCATTCACCGAAACCAAGGAACTGATCGCCGGTTTCTGGATCCTGCAGGTGAAGTCGATGGAAGAGGCGGTCGAATGGATGAAGCGTTCGCCGTTCCAGGAATCGGCAGTCGAACTCAGGCCGATCTTCGAGATCGACGATTTCGGCGACGCGGCGACGCCGGAAATCCGCGAGCAGAACGACCGGCTGCGCCAGCAGACCGAAGGCCGAGGCTGA
- a CDS encoding S8 family serine peptidase — protein MTSEIIELPREPEFTGRILVVGRPHQGKKAQKAMKNDVGLEIASSRDFDDQNVTAEAIESGDGIYFDEIGVAVVTPSDADQLGRISSMSVLAEDADGPIVEPEQMMYALAGDFGDYVRGFRDAANALADQYGAPSGQMPQAADAGMLAVGATWGLQKTRTVVSFPLIQNRTGKGIKVCVLDTGMDLNHPDFAGRNITSRSFVPGEAVQDLQGHGTHCIGTACGPKEPADGTTDRYGVAYEAEIFAGKVLNNGGSGADGWILAGINWAVANKCEVISMSLGAPAGGAGFSQVYENAALAALNAGCLIIAASGNESTNGLQPVGRPANSPSIMAVGALDENLRRAAFSNVTFHPPHGKVDIAGPGVRVLSSIPVAQGTHGLKSGTSMATPHVAGIAALIAESNASYRGSALWQRLIATADAISGEPAGHVGAGVVQAPYRRNVVVKPLPWWWRYFQPTYPTAEAAE, from the coding sequence ATGACCTCCGAAATCATCGAACTGCCGAGAGAACCCGAATTCACCGGACGCATTCTTGTGGTCGGCCGACCGCATCAGGGCAAGAAGGCCCAGAAGGCGATGAAAAACGACGTCGGGCTCGAAATCGCCAGCTCGCGCGACTTTGACGACCAGAACGTCACCGCCGAGGCGATCGAGAGCGGCGACGGCATCTATTTCGACGAAATCGGCGTGGCCGTGGTCACGCCGTCGGACGCCGACCAGCTCGGCCGCATCTCCTCCATGTCGGTGCTGGCCGAGGACGCCGACGGCCCGATCGTCGAGCCCGAGCAGATGATGTATGCGCTCGCCGGCGATTTCGGCGACTATGTCCGCGGCTTCCGCGACGCCGCCAACGCACTCGCCGACCAGTACGGCGCGCCGTCGGGCCAGATGCCCCAGGCCGCCGATGCCGGCATGCTCGCCGTCGGCGCCACATGGGGCCTGCAGAAGACGCGCACGGTCGTCTCCTTTCCGCTGATCCAGAACCGCACCGGCAAGGGCATCAAGGTCTGCGTGCTCGACACCGGCATGGACCTGAACCATCCCGATTTCGCCGGCCGCAACATCACCAGCCGCTCCTTCGTTCCGGGCGAGGCGGTTCAGGACCTGCAGGGCCACGGCACCCATTGCATCGGCACCGCCTGCGGTCCCAAGGAACCCGCCGACGGCACCACCGACCGCTACGGCGTCGCCTATGAGGCCGAGATCTTCGCCGGCAAGGTGCTCAACAATGGCGGCAGCGGCGCCGACGGCTGGATTCTCGCCGGCATCAACTGGGCGGTGGCCAACAAATGCGAGGTGATCTCGATGTCGCTCGGCGCGCCCGCCGGCGGCGCCGGCTTCTCGCAGGTCTACGAAAACGCGGCGCTGGCCGCGCTCAATGCCGGCTGCCTGATCATCGCCGCGTCTGGCAACGAATCCACCAACGGTCTCCAGCCCGTCGGCCGCCCGGCGAACTCGCCCTCGATCATGGCCGTCGGTGCGCTCGACGAGAACCTGCGCCGCGCGGCGTTTTCGAACGTCACCTTCCACCCGCCGCACGGCAAGGTCGACATTGCCGGACCCGGGGTGCGCGTCCTGTCGTCGATCCCTGTCGCCCAGGGCACGCACGGCCTGAAGTCCGGCACCAGCATGGCCACGCCGCACGTTGCCGGCATCGCCGCCCTGATCGCCGAATCCAACGCCTCCTATCGCGGCAGTGCGCTCTGGCAGCGCCTGATCGCCACCGCCGACGCCATCAGCGGAGAGCCGGCCGGCCATGTCGGCGCGGGTGTCGTGCAGGCGCCCTACCGCCGCAACGTCGTCGTCAAGCCGCTGCCCTGGTGGTGGCGCTACTTCCAGCCGACCTATCCGACGGCCGAGGCGGCGGAGTAG
- a CDS encoding DoxX family protein codes for MSNSVILLLARILLAIIFIMSGLQKFGGIEGTAGYISSVGLPAATLLAWLAAIFETVVGIALLVGFQTRIAAIALALFCVFTGFMFHYVPADQIQMILFMKNITIAGGLLALFASGPGSLSVDARTGAVATA; via the coding sequence ATGTCCAACAGCGTCATCCTCCTTCTCGCCCGCATCCTGCTGGCGATTATCTTCATCATGTCGGGCCTGCAGAAGTTCGGCGGCATCGAAGGCACCGCCGGCTACATCTCGTCCGTAGGCCTGCCTGCCGCGACCCTGCTTGCCTGGCTCGCCGCAATCTTCGAGACCGTCGTCGGCATCGCCCTGCTCGTCGGCTTCCAGACCAGGATCGCCGCGATCGCGCTGGCCCTGTTCTGCGTCTTCACCGGCTTCATGTTCCATTACGTGCCGGCCGACCAGATCCAGATGATCCTGTTCATGAAGAACATCACCATCGCCGGCGGCCTGCTCGCACTCTTCGCCTCCGGTCCCGGCTCGCTGTCGGTCGACGCCCGCACTGGCGCCGTCGCGACCGCCTGA
- a CDS encoding YciI family protein, with the protein MRFMMLMIPAGYESAAPGTMPDDTEQVDAMMAYNRSLQEAGVLVACDGLHPPSMGARVRFDTGRPVVTDGPFAEAKEVLGGYWVINVASRDEAIEWAKRCPGAVNETIEVRQVMETDDFPQEMQTSLADFEAMQNR; encoded by the coding sequence ATGCGATTCATGATGCTGATGATCCCCGCCGGCTACGAAAGCGCGGCGCCGGGAACCATGCCCGACGACACGGAACAGGTCGACGCGATGATGGCCTATAACCGCTCGCTGCAGGAGGCAGGGGTGCTGGTTGCCTGCGACGGGCTGCACCCGCCATCGATGGGCGCACGGGTACGCTTCGACACCGGACGGCCGGTCGTCACCGACGGGCCGTTCGCCGAGGCGAAGGAGGTGCTCGGCGGCTATTGGGTGATCAACGTCGCTTCGCGCGACGAGGCGATCGAATGGGCCAAACGCTGCCCGGGCGCGGTGAACGAGACGATCGAGGTCCGCCAGGTGATGGAAACGGACGATTTTCCGCAGGAGATGCAGACCTCGCTTGCGGATTTCGAAGCGATGCAGAACCGCTGA
- a CDS encoding glutathione S-transferase family protein, with protein sequence MKLYFSRNPNPRLAVAVARYLQAPVTYEFAAPLAPGEAARFAPLNPNLRLPILDEQGRGLWEADAIACRLSRVVSSGFWPSGDDEPEMIRWLSWGKANFVHACDMVQFERGTRRRYDLGPTDERQVEEGLAAFRRAAALLEPVLAGRDWLVGDAPTYADFRMATFLPFNDVARLPLSEFAAVSRWYERLEAIPAWRDPFQGLSAPELPPVTG encoded by the coding sequence ATGAAGCTCTATTTCAGCCGCAATCCCAACCCGCGCCTGGCCGTCGCGGTGGCGCGCTACCTGCAAGCGCCGGTCACGTACGAATTCGCCGCGCCCCTGGCGCCGGGCGAGGCGGCGCGGTTCGCGCCGCTCAATCCGAATTTGCGCCTGCCGATCCTCGACGAGCAGGGACGCGGGCTGTGGGAAGCCGATGCCATCGCCTGCCGCCTGTCGCGCGTCGTTTCCTCCGGCTTCTGGCCGAGCGGCGATGACGAGCCCGAGATGATCCGCTGGCTGAGCTGGGGCAAGGCGAATTTCGTGCACGCTTGCGACATGGTGCAGTTCGAGCGCGGAACCAGGCGGCGCTATGATCTCGGCCCGACCGACGAAAGGCAGGTGGAGGAAGGGCTGGCGGCTTTCCGCAGGGCTGCGGCACTGCTCGAGCCGGTGCTTGCCGGCCGGGACTGGCTGGTAGGCGATGCGCCGACCTATGCCGATTTCCGCATGGCCACCTTTCTGCCGTTCAACGACGTGGCCCGGCTGCCCTTGTCCGAATTTGCGGCTGTCAGCCGCTGGTATGAGAGGCTCGAGGCGATCCCGGCCTGGCGCGACCCCTTTCAAGGATTGAGCGCACCGGAACTTCCGCCGGTCACGGGATGA
- a CDS encoding hemolysin family protein — MFELIIAAILIVLNGVFALSELALVSARRPRLQILAAKGKRGAAAAMRLSEHPGRFLSTVQIGITLVGILAGAFSGAALGERMSAYLVEAGIPAGSAGVAGYALVIGAITFLSLLIGELVPKHLALKNAEGFACMMAPAMEMLSKVAAPLVWLLDGCTRAVLFVLGMSAEPESAITDEEIQTLIAEAESAGVIETAEQTMIAGVMRLGDRNVRALMTPRTEVEMLDAAASETALRKALTGSTHSIIPVYEKDADVLLGVVRLRDLVRPLNLKRKFDLKKHVQAAPVIPDTLGALAVLRTLRHADVPMALVHDEFGHFEGVVTPADILDAIAGAFKSDLDDDEPEARQRADGSWLLSGAMPADEMADLLFIELPEKPGYDTVAGFLLDKLKRIPETGEVVEASGWRFEVVDLDGRRIDKVLASRAEN; from the coding sequence ATGTTCGAACTCATCATCGCCGCCATCCTCATCGTCCTGAACGGTGTCTTCGCGCTCTCCGAACTCGCGCTCGTGTCAGCGCGCCGGCCGCGGCTGCAGATACTCGCGGCCAAGGGCAAGCGCGGCGCGGCGGCAGCGATGCGGCTTTCGGAACACCCCGGGCGTTTCCTGTCGACGGTGCAGATCGGCATCACGCTGGTGGGCATCCTCGCCGGCGCCTTTTCGGGCGCGGCACTCGGCGAGCGCATGAGCGCCTATCTGGTCGAGGCAGGCATACCGGCCGGCAGCGCCGGGGTGGCCGGCTACGCGCTGGTGATCGGGGCGATCACCTTCCTGTCGCTCCTGATCGGCGAACTGGTGCCGAAACATCTGGCGCTCAAGAACGCCGAGGGTTTCGCCTGCATGATGGCGCCGGCAATGGAGATGCTGTCGAAGGTCGCCGCGCCGCTGGTCTGGCTGCTCGACGGCTGCACGCGGGCGGTGCTGTTCGTGCTCGGCATGTCGGCCGAGCCGGAAAGCGCCATCACCGACGAGGAGATCCAGACGCTGATCGCCGAGGCCGAAAGCGCCGGCGTCATCGAGACCGCCGAGCAGACGATGATCGCCGGCGTCATGCGGCTCGGCGACCGCAATGTGCGGGCGCTGATGACGCCGCGCACCGAGGTCGAGATGCTCGACGCGGCGGCAAGCGAGACCGCGCTGCGCAAGGCGCTGACCGGCTCGACGCATTCGATCATCCCGGTCTACGAGAAGGATGCCGACGTGCTGCTCGGCGTGGTGCGGCTGCGCGATCTGGTCAGGCCGCTCAACCTGAAACGCAAGTTCGACCTGAAAAAGCACGTGCAGGCGGCGCCGGTGATCCCCGATACGCTGGGCGCGCTGGCGGTGCTGAGAACGCTGCGCCACGCCGACGTGCCGATGGCGCTGGTCCATGACGAGTTTGGCCATTTCGAGGGGGTGGTTACGCCGGCCGACATCCTCGACGCCATCGCCGGCGCCTTCAAGTCGGACCTCGACGACGACGAGCCGGAGGCGAGGCAGCGCGCCGACGGCTCATGGCTTTTGAGCGGGGCGATGCCGGCCGACGAGATGGCCGATCTGTTGTTCATCGAACTGCCCGAAAAGCCCGGCTACGACACCGTTGCCGGCTTCCTGCTCGACAAGCTGAAACGCATTCCCGAGACCGGCGAGGTGGTGGAGGCGAGCGGCTGGCGCTTCGAGGTGGTCGACCTCGACGGCCGCCGCATCGACAAGGTGCTGGCCAGCCGGGCGGAGAACTAG
- the fumC gene encoding class II fumarate hydratase, with protein MTQTRTETDTFGPIEVAADRYWGAQAERSLGNFRIGWEKQPLSVVRALGIVKRAAAEANMALGRLDPEIGKAIVTAAQEVIDGRLDDHFPLVVWQTGSGTQSNMNANEVISNRAIELLGGEMGSKKPVHPNDHVNMSQSSNDTYPTAMHIACAERIVHDLVPALKHLHAALEAKAKAFDHIVKIGRTHTQDATPLTLGQEFSGYAAQVASAIDRIGTTLPGLLELAQGGTAVGTGLNAPLGFAEKVAENVAAITGLPFVTAPNKFEALAAHDAMVFSHGAINAAAAALYKIANDIRFLGSGPRSGLGELALPENEPGSSIMPGKVNPTQCEALTQVCVQVFGNHAALTFAGSQGHFELNVYNPVMAYNFLQSVQLMSDAARSFTDNCVTGIEAREDNIKAALERSLMLVTALAPTIGYDNAARIAKTAHRNGTTLREEALATGLVSAEDYDRIVRPEQMTGPG; from the coding sequence ATGACACAGACACGAACTGAAACCGACACCTTCGGCCCGATCGAGGTTGCGGCCGACCGTTACTGGGGCGCGCAGGCCGAGCGCTCGCTCGGAAATTTCCGGATCGGCTGGGAAAAGCAGCCGCTTTCGGTGGTTCGCGCGCTCGGCATCGTCAAGCGTGCCGCGGCAGAAGCCAACATGGCGCTCGGCCGGCTCGACCCCGAAATCGGCAAGGCGATCGTCACCGCCGCGCAGGAGGTGATCGACGGCAGGCTCGACGATCATTTCCCGCTCGTCGTATGGCAGACGGGTTCGGGCACCCAGTCCAACATGAACGCCAACGAGGTCATCTCCAACCGCGCGATCGAACTGCTCGGCGGCGAGATGGGATCGAAGAAGCCGGTGCATCCCAACGACCACGTCAATATGAGCCAGTCGTCGAACGACACCTATCCGACCGCAATGCACATCGCCTGCGCCGAACGCATCGTTCACGACCTCGTGCCGGCGCTCAAGCACCTGCACGCCGCGCTTGAGGCCAAGGCGAAAGCCTTCGACCACATCGTCAAGATCGGCCGCACCCACACCCAGGACGCCACCCCGCTGACGCTCGGCCAGGAGTTTTCGGGCTATGCCGCGCAGGTCGCCTCGGCGATCGACCGTATCGGGACCACCCTGCCCGGCCTGCTGGAGCTGGCGCAGGGCGGCACCGCCGTCGGCACCGGGCTCAATGCGCCGCTCGGCTTTGCCGAGAAGGTGGCCGAAAACGTTGCCGCGATCACCGGCCTGCCCTTCGTCACGGCGCCCAACAAGTTCGAGGCTCTCGCCGCCCACGACGCCATGGTGTTTTCCCATGGCGCGATCAACGCCGCCGCCGCCGCACTCTACAAGATCGCCAACGATATCCGCTTCCTTGGCTCCGGCCCGCGTTCCGGGTTGGGCGAACTGGCGCTGCCGGAAAACGAACCCGGCTCCTCGATCATGCCCGGCAAGGTCAACCCGACCCAGTGCGAGGCGCTGACCCAGGTCTGCGTCCAGGTCTTCGGCAACCATGCCGCGCTCACCTTCGCCGGCAGCCAGGGCCATTTCGAGCTCAACGTCTACAACCCCGTCATGGCCTACAATTTCCTGCAGTCGGTGCAGCTGATGTCGGACGCAGCGCGCTCCTTCACCGACAATTGCGTGACCGGCATCGAGGCCCGCGAGGACAACATCAAGGCCGCGCTCGAACGCTCGCTGATGCTGGTGACCGCGCTCGCCCCGACCATCGGTTATGACAACGCCGCCAGGATCGCCAAGACGGCGCACCGGAACGGCACCACGCTGCGCGAGGAAGCGCTGGCGACCGGCCTGGTGAGCGCGGAAGATTACGACCGCATCGTCAGGCCGGAACAGATGACTGGGCCAGGCTGA
- the groL gene encoding chaperonin GroEL (60 kDa chaperone family; promotes refolding of misfolded polypeptides especially under stressful conditions; forms two stacked rings of heptamers to form a barrel-shaped 14mer; ends can be capped by GroES; misfolded proteins enter the barrel where they are refolded when GroES binds) gives MAAKDVKFSRDARERMLRGVDILANAVKVTLGPKGRNVVIDKSFGAPRITKDGVTVAKEIELEDKFENMGAQMVREVASKTNDVAGDGTTTATVLAQSIVQEGAKAVAAGMNPMDLKRGIDLAVAEVAGDLVKKAKKIKTSEEVAQVGTISANGEKEIGAMIAEAMQKVGNEGVITVEEAKTAETELEVVEGMQFDRGYLSPYFVTNPDKMVAELEDAYILLHEKKLSNLQAMLPVLESVVQSSKPLVIIAEDVEGEALATLVVNKLRGGLKVAAVKAPGFGDRRKAMLEDIAILTGGQVISEDLGIKLENVGLNMLGRAKRVRIDKENTTIVDGAGKKGEIQGRVAQIKQQIEETSSDYDREKLQERLAKLAGGVAVIRVGGATEVEVKEKKDRVDDALNATRAAVEEGIVPGGGVALLRASAAIKAKGENPDQEAGIAIVRRALQAPARQIVSNAGDEASIVAGKILENKSATYGYNAQTGEYGDLIAMGIVDPVKVVRTALQDAASVAGLLVTTEAMIAEAPKKESAAPAMPGGGMGGMGGMDF, from the coding sequence ATGGCTGCAAAAGACGTAAAGTTTTCCCGTGACGCCCGCGAGCGCATGCTGCGCGGCGTCGACATCCTCGCCAATGCGGTGAAGGTGACGCTCGGCCCCAAGGGCCGCAACGTCGTCATCGACAAGTCGTTCGGCGCGCCGCGCATCACCAAGGACGGCGTCACCGTCGCCAAGGAGATCGAGCTCGAGGACAAGTTCGAGAACATGGGCGCCCAGATGGTGCGCGAAGTGGCCTCGAAGACCAATGACGTGGCCGGCGACGGCACCACGACCGCAACCGTTCTCGCCCAGTCGATCGTGCAGGAAGGCGCCAAGGCCGTTGCCGCCGGCATGAACCCGATGGACCTGAAGCGCGGCATCGACCTCGCCGTTGCCGAGGTCGCCGGCGATCTGGTCAAGAAGGCCAAGAAGATCAAGACCTCCGAGGAAGTCGCCCAGGTCGGCACCATCTCCGCCAATGGCGAGAAGGAAATCGGCGCGATGATCGCCGAGGCCATGCAGAAGGTCGGCAACGAGGGTGTCATCACCGTCGAGGAAGCCAAGACCGCCGAGACCGAGCTCGAGGTCGTCGAAGGCATGCAGTTCGACCGCGGCTACCTGTCGCCCTACTTCGTGACCAACCCGGACAAGATGGTCGCCGAGCTCGAGGACGCCTACATCCTCCTGCACGAAAAGAAGCTCTCCAACCTGCAGGCCATGCTCCCGGTTCTGGAATCGGTCGTGCAGTCGTCCAAGCCGCTCGTCATCATCGCCGAGGACGTCGAGGGCGAGGCCCTGGCCACGCTAGTGGTCAACAAGCTGCGCGGCGGCCTCAAGGTCGCGGCCGTCAAGGCACCGGGCTTCGGTGACCGCCGCAAGGCCATGCTCGAGGACATCGCCATCCTGACCGGTGGCCAGGTGATCTCCGAGGATCTCGGCATCAAGCTCGAGAATGTCGGCCTCAACATGCTGGGCCGCGCCAAGCGCGTTCGCATCGACAAGGAAAACACCACCATCGTCGACGGCGCCGGCAAGAAGGGCGAGATCCAGGGCCGCGTTGCCCAGATCAAGCAGCAGATCGAGGAGACCAGCTCCGACTACGACCGCGAGAAGCTGCAGGAGCGGCTGGCCAAGCTCGCCGGCGGCGTCGCCGTCATCCGCGTCGGCGGTGCGACCGAGGTCGAGGTCAAGGAGAAGAAGGACCGCGTCGACGACGCCCTCAACGCGACCCGCGCGGCCGTCGAGGAAGGCATCGTTCCGGGCGGCGGCGTCGCGCTGCTGCGCGCTTCGGCTGCAATCAAGGCCAAGGGCGAGAACCCCGATCAGGAGGCCGGCATCGCCATCGTGCGCCGTGCGCTCCAGGCCCCGGCTCGCCAGATCGTCTCGAATGCGGGCGACGAGGCTTCCATCGTTGCCGGCAAGATCCTCGAGAACAAGTCGGCCACCTACGGCTACAACGCCCAGACCGGCGAATATGGCGACCTGATCGCCATGGGCATCGTCGATCCGGTGAAGGTGGTGCGCACCGCGCTCCAGGACGCCGCGTCGGTTGCCGGCCTCTTGGTCACCACCGAGGCGATGATCGCCGAGGCGCCGAAGAAGGAATCGGCGGCTCCGGCGATGCCCGGCGGCGGCATGGGCGGCATGGGCGGCATGGACTTCTAA
- a CDS encoding MATE family efflux transporter: protein MPDTPSAQKNPFLSGPLPALFLRTTAPIVLVMSMNGLQTVIDAYFLGEYVGAAALSAVTLMFPVYMLLVALATLVAGGMASVLARRLGAGDHDNARATFVGAHVLALLVCCALIALFAATGGPLARWLAAGSGQLAHDGYLYISILIWCSPLLFVLSINSDALRCEGRMALMAAVSLTTSLANIGFNYLLIAVLGYGVAGSAIGTVAAMLLAFAAILVFRLSADTPLKLARLSLADWGHGWREFLALGAPQSLTFLGISLGSGATIAMVQAWGGDGYAETVAAYGIATRVLTFTYLPMLGLSMALQAIAGNNYGAGLWPRSNGSLRLALATAFVYCAIVQATLFFASREIGFIFVDDAATVAELTRILPVITAAYVVAGPLMMLAGYFQAIGDAPRTAVLNLSRTYLFAIPLTLALPPLLGENGIWLASPLSEVGAVSLTVLVLLHGHVRTGRRWGVFRQQA, encoded by the coding sequence ATGCCCGACACGCCTTCCGCGCAAAAAAACCCTTTCCTGAGCGGGCCCCTGCCCGCCCTCTTCCTGCGCACCACCGCGCCGATCGTGCTGGTCATGAGCATGAACGGGCTGCAGACCGTCATCGACGCCTACTTCCTCGGCGAGTACGTCGGCGCGGCCGCACTTTCGGCCGTCACGCTGATGTTTCCGGTCTACATGCTCCTGGTGGCGCTCGCCACGCTGGTGGCCGGCGGCATGGCGAGCGTGCTCGCCCGCCGGCTCGGCGCCGGCGACCACGACAATGCCCGCGCCACCTTTGTCGGCGCGCATGTGCTGGCGCTGCTCGTCTGCTGCGCCCTGATCGCGCTCTTCGCCGCCACCGGCGGCCCGCTGGCGCGATGGCTCGCCGCCGGCTCCGGGCAGCTTGCCCACGACGGCTATCTCTACATCTCGATCCTGATCTGGTGCTCGCCGCTGCTGTTCGTGCTGTCGATCAACTCCGACGCGCTGCGCTGCGAGGGCCGCATGGCCCTGATGGCGGCGGTCAGCCTCACCACCTCGCTCGCCAATATCGGCTTCAACTACCTGCTGATCGCGGTGCTCGGCTACGGCGTCGCCGGTTCGGCCATCGGCACGGTCGCCGCCATGCTGCTCGCCTTCGCCGCGATCCTCGTCTTCCGGCTCAGCGCCGACACGCCGCTCAAGCTGGCGCGGCTGTCGCTCGCCGACTGGGGTCATGGCTGGCGTGAGTTCCTGGCGCTCGGCGCGCCGCAAAGCCTCACCTTTCTCGGCATCTCGCTCGGCTCCGGCGCCACCATCGCCATGGTCCAGGCCTGGGGCGGCGACGGTTATGCCGAGACGGTCGCCGCCTACGGTATCGCCACCCGCGTGCTCACCTTCACCTACCTGCCGATGCTGGGGCTTAGCATGGCGCTGCAGGCGATCGCCGGCAACAACTACGGCGCCGGGCTGTGGCCGCGTTCGAATGGCAGCCTGCGGCTCGCGCTCGCCACCGCCTTCGTCTACTGCGCGATTGTGCAGGCGACGCTGTTTTTCGCATCGCGCGAGATCGGCTTCATCTTCGTCGACGACGCGGCGACGGTCGCCGAACTCACCCGCATCCTGCCGGTCATCACCGCGGCCTATGTCGTTGCCGGCCCGCTGATGATGCTTGCCGGCTATTTCCAGGCAATCGGCGATGCACCGCGCACCGCCGTCCTCAACCTGTCGCGCACCTACCTGTTCGCGATTCCGCTGACGCTCGCCCTGCCGCCGCTGCTCGGCGAAAACGGCATCTGGCTTGCCTCGCCGCTCTCCGAAGTCGGCGCGGTGAGCCTCACCGTGCTGGTGCTCCTGCATGGCCATGTCCGCACCGGACGGCGCTGGGGCGTATTCCGTCAGCAGGCCTAG